The sequence below is a genomic window from Phoenix dactylifera cultivar Barhee BC4 chromosome 16, palm_55x_up_171113_PBpolish2nd_filt_p, whole genome shotgun sequence.
AGTGCCAAAAGAGTCAATGatgcttttttaaaaaaaatttgttttttttgccAATATCGAACTATAAATGCAAAGATGGAAACGGCATTTGATCCTGGTTAGTTTCAGATCATGGGTAATCCACATAGATCTATTGATTTTATACTGGTTGATCACGAGGCAgattattttcaaattattgCATATCATGCCTGTGTTAATGTCCAGCATGATATTTCTACCATGCTGTGCAAAGTTGACATTTGGTGTAACCTTGACACCAAACGATATCCAAGTTTGTATATTGTAATAGTTTCATTTGGtgatttattcatttttttttgaagacagacaaatttTTAATTGCTTTAGATTAATTTGTAGATATATTTTAAACATATGAATATATCAAGTAATCATTAGAAACCAGGGTTATAGATCGTTCTACAAATGTTTAAATATGTAAATTGTATAGGCTTGAGTACTTTTGTCGGAACACCACAAACTTATGCCAGCTTAACAACAACAAAATAATCTCAGCATCTATGGAATTATGATAACAATGAAATTAGAGTGGTATGCGACTGCAGTTACACATTATAACACATTGCTGCTGGTGTACTACAGATAGCATTATGGAAATTTCATATACTGGTGGTACTGTGGAAGCTTATGGACTAGGAGCTACCTTTATTTCTAATCACTTGTTCCATATagaatgaacacatttttttaatcATTAGCATGTCCAATTTGTGGATTAGGCCCTCTTTATGCTTAAAATAAAagccaaaggaatggaaaaaTCATTTGTAAAAGATAATTAGGCATTGTTTAAATTGGAAAAGGTACAAGCTCATTCTGCTGTGTATCAAACTGTACTGGTATATATTGCTTTGATATACATCCATGTAGGCTCATGCACAAATGCACAGGTTGACACATAGACACTATAAAGggcatgtatgtgtatatgtatatatataaatatgtttgtatgtacgtacgtacgtacgtacatacatacacacatatatatatacacatacacatatatacacacacaaacacacatacatatatatataaatatatacaaatatacatacatacatacatacatacatacatacatacatacatacatatatatatatatatatatatatatatatatatatatatatatagatatacatacatacatacatacatacatacatacatacgtatacaaatatacacacacacacatatgtacatatacacatacatacgtacgtacacatacatatatatataaatatatacaaatatacatacatacatatatatatacatacatacgtatacaaatatacacacacacacatatatatgtacatatacacatacgtacgtacgtacgtatgtatgtgtatatgtacatatgtgtgtgtatcTATATATACATGCGtacatatataataatatggatatgtacatatatatttaCATGGATAcgtacacatatacatacatacataaatatacatatgcatccatatatatatgtatgtatacacatatacatgcatatctatattaatatagatacatacatatatatttacatacatacatacacatatatatacatatgtatagatacatacatacatatatatatatatatatatatatatatatatatatatatatatatatatatatatatatatatatatatatatatatatatgtatgtatgtatacacatatacatgcatatatatattaatatagatacatacatacatacacatatatatacatatgtatagatacatacatacatatatatgtatattacatatatacatatttatatatttatcaagatatatacatttatacatatgtacatatgtatatataaatccatatatatagatatacatatatatctatatatgtatatgtatatgtatatatatcgaGTCAACCCCAAGGATAGACGAGTCGACCCTGCAATGGCCATAGGAGAAAGCCATAACACAGCAAAAACAAGTACTTTCTCGAGTCGAGCCCTGAAAAAGACTAGTCAACCCATGAAGATCATGAGTCCACCCCTGAAAAAGTCAAGTCAAGCCTAGAATGGCTGCAAACAGAATACAGACAGCAATAAAAACCAACCCTTTCACGAGTCGACCTTCGTAGATAATGAGCCGACACCAAGCAAATTCGAGTCGACCTCACAATGACCACAGACGAAAAGTAGAGTACAGCAAAAATAAGCATTCTCTCGAGTCGATCTCTGAAGAAGAATAATTGGCCCCTGAAGAAGTTGAGTTTGACCCTGGAATGGCCGCAGACATAATACAAAATAGCAATGAAAGCCATCCCTTTCACGAGTTGGCACTAGTAGATCACAaatcgacccaaagaaattcgGACTCTAGCGGACCACGAGTCAGCCTCCAAAGTAGTTGAGTCAACTCTGGAATAACTGTAGATAAAATACAAATAGAAATGAAACTAGACCTTTTACAAATCGATCCTAGTGGATCATGAGTTGATCCTAAGCAAACTCAAGTTGACCTCAAAGATAGATGAGTCGATTCCACAACTACCACAAGCGAAAGGCAAAGCACGGCAGAAGCAAGCACTTTTTTGAGTCGACCCTTAAAGATCATGAGTCGGCCCCTGAAGATGTCGAGTCGACTATAGAATGGCCACAAAAGGAGTACACGTATCAATAAAAGCCAGCCCTTTCATAAATGGTCCTATTGGATCATGAGTCAATACCAAGCAAACTCGAATCGGCCCCAAAGATACACGAGTCGACCCTATAATGACCATAAGCGAAAGACGGAGCATAGTAAAAACAGACACATTCTCGAGTTGACCCTTGAAGATCATGAGCCCAGCCCTGAAGAAGTCGAGTCAACCCTACAATGGTTGTAGATAAAATACAAATAGCAATGAAAACTAGCTTTGAGTCAACTCTAGTGGATCAAGCAAACTCAAGTCGACCCTAAAGATAGACGAATCGACCCCTTAATGACCACAAGCGAAAGATATAGCACAACAAAAAGAAGCATTTTTTTGAGTGGACCTCTAGAGATCACGAATTGACTCAGAAATCAAGTCGACCCTAAAATGACCGTAGACAGAATATAGATAGCAGTAGGCTCCATCCCAACCTATCCATACTATTGCCACTCGAGATTGGAGTAGAAAAAATTCTATCAGCtaactttttttcaaaaagttatGAAACTAAGAACCGATTCTATTTTCTATCACCAAGTAGTAATAAATTTTTAAGCATAACACCTTGCAATAAATTAGAATCAACCTAAGCAAGCCACCTTCCTAAAAGAATAGATGATAACCACGGATAATGAAGCACATCAATAGAGGCATCATTATCAATACACTATCTAATGTTAGCATAAACATTGGAGCATAAGAATTTATCTTCTTCCATATTGGAGAGCCACTTGAAGCGGAAACTGAAAGCAACGTAGGGACCAAAGACCATACTTGACTCTCATTAACAAAATCCACAAGTTATCAAGCCAATGCAACTTTTTATTGCCATCGCGAAAGTACTTCGGCAACAAGGTACTCTGTAGCCGTTTCCTTCTCTCCGCGGCTCCTTCAAAATACGCAGACACAAAAACCACGCTCCAGCCCTTTGACCTCATCTTGGTGCTCTAAGTCTCTCCGCTAAAGGAGGCATAAGAGGCATGCCAGCATTAACCTCGCTGGAATGACAGCAGCAACCAAGGGTCGAGGGATCATGGCCTTCATTACAATGCTGGTTTCAGGAACAAAATAATGGTCTTCTCCAACACCAATAGTTGGCAAGATGGATCAGAAAAGCAGTTGAATCAAAATTGCCCAGTCATccaaaagagaagaagatgatgcACCTAGGTGCAGCAACGTCTTTCCATAATACTTTCTCTTTGTTAGATGCTTGATGTATGGACTGGGCTTCATACCCTCACACCATGAGTAATTATGGGCCCAAATCAATGATTGATGGACCTGTCTTCGACCAGCAACTCGCAGGCCGAGACAGAGTTATTCAAAGCAAAATTACCTCCAACTGATAGATAATTATATAATCAATTAATAGACAGATATCCATCCTTCGATAGGAAGGATTCTTGAGAAAGCTGCTAGAAAATAGCCAACTTTGCGTTAGGAACATTTTAAGCAACTACATCTATAATATCAGCATCACTGAAATATGGGAAGATCACGAGGCCTTTTCCCTGGACGATCTTCTAAATACCTCCCAGGTGCAGCCATGCATTCGAGGCTCCTTTCACCCGTCTCTTTTCCCATGTTTAAAAAGAAACTGTGCCTGCGAAGAAAATGCTACATCTCAATATGCTAACCAGAGAATAAACTAGCCACCTTATGCTGCAATTCAGTAGCTGCTACTTACCACCGAGagtcagaagtcaactcagggTGAAAAGCCGTTCCAAGCAAGTTCCCTTGCCTTACCGCAACGATCACTCTCTCCTGAGAAACAATTGTATCAGGTCTAGAAGTTGCAAACAGATTACACAAATGAATTAGATTTAGCACATCACATGAATTCGTAATGAGGTTCCAAGATTTGACCAGTTCAcagaagaaaataagaaatataaaaattaaatttagagTTGTGTCATCTTTCTAAACCATCTGTTGCAGAATATTGAACAAAAGAAACAACTAACAGTTGAAATTTATTGTAACATAATTAACTAATGCTACAAAAATGTTATCAACTTCTTATCAGATAAtatcagataaatatatttttgccaCTTTATCATCTATGAAAATGATTATGTCCCAATAATAATAGTTGCAAGATTACCAGAATTATTTCAGCTCATAGACCAACGCTGTGTTTCATCTCATCCTAGTTTTAGTAAGACGCTTTTAGATTTAAAAAGTTGATATGGTTAGTAGTTAAAAGGATAAAGTTCGAAAATGGAGAGCTGTAAGATGATAGAGGCAAAATATCATGAACTTAGAAAATTCTTCTCAAAGTAGAAAGTCCATTTTTTTCCTTCCACATAATTAAAATCATGAAGACCCAATCCTCTCTTAatattcttccaaatagactaagTGACTTTGATGACATAATAACCCTACAATTTTCCTTGTTCAGCTTTTGAAATGAACtcacaaacttggataaatattcttcaGCTTTGTGCATTCATCAGTATATGCTCAAGGGAAAACTAAACGATATTGCAGATGATTAATTCTTATTCGACCCAAATGAACTCCCACTGAAGTCTAAATCCTATTCCCCCCTCTGTTTAGCATTCTACTCAGCACTGCATGAAACAATATTTATACAAATAGTGATAATAGATCGCCTTCCATTAGACTACATGCTGGCTGACTATGAGCTGTAGGAGTTTAATTACTTAATATGGACAAGGAAAGAGAAGTTATGTAGCTTCTAGTACAATTTCTCCATTTATCCAAAAATCAATGACCCTAATAACTTGACCCAGAAAGTTCCAATTAACTCAATGATATGTTACTAGCATGTCTACTTTCAGCATCATGAATGCCCTAGTCTTTACCCTCTTCATAGCATAAAGCACTTCTCGTGTTGCAAAAACATTTTGCATAATGTATCTTCCAACTACGAAAGCTAAGCATTCAAAGTAgtcatttttatattttttttgaaatcattCAAAGCATATTAATCTTATGACCTCCTTAAGCATTAGAGACTTCAAGTTAACAGTTACAGATTATTCTTGAGCCTTCATAGTTTAGAGACTATTCTTGAGCTGTAGAGTCAACAGCTTGGAATCCTTGAGCCTTGGTTAAATTATCTTGCAAATTACATTTCAAAAGGTCGCTATAAGTTATTCCCTTTAAAATTTTATCGGGTTTTTTGCATGTACCCTTATAAATATCTGAAATTGCATACCCTCACAAATTTATTATTTGCGTGTATACTCTTATCAATTATTTTCCTTTGCATGTCTACGATGTGTTCAACATGCCATTTAACACCATGAAGAAAAGAGGAGTTTAAATATGAAATGAATGAAATACTCTTAACTCAATAAAGGTAGATATGCAATAAGAAATAATTTATAAGAGCATATATGCAATGGTAAATTTGCATGGGTATACACAAtatgaaatatttataaaaatatacgTGCAATAAAACTTTTAATTAAATGCCGGTTAACCTAACATCATCAAACGGATTATGATATTGAGGGAAGATGtgagataaaaaataatttataagggCACATACGCAACTAGTGGATTTATGAGGGTACACATGCAATTTCATAAGGGTACACATGCAAAAAACCAAATTTTATCTCCTGCCTTGCTGTTAAATGTCCGTCTTTGTTCTCCAACCATTGAGTTCTATTCTTCGATGGTCGATGTTCATGCGACATAGAAGATGTTTAGTGAGGCAACAACTGAAGACAAGATACCAAGTTCCAAGTTACCTAACAATGTTCAAAACTTGATTCCCATACAAGTTCACGGGTTAACAGCTGGAAATGACATAATTTAAATGTGCACAAATTTCTAAGCGAACAACATGAACACTATTAACAATTATTACACTCTATGATCCAAAAAGCAGTACATGTATGGCAAGGGATCAATGCTCCAAAGACCAACATAGGTAAATACATCACCCACTAATGCAGTATGAGGATAAAATGAATTTTTTACCTCTTGTCTAGGGCAGAGTATTCTTTAAAAATCAGGTGGTATCACAGCACAATAACAAGACACCAGCAATAAGGAAGAAGAAATGTCTATGGCCTTCGGAGAGAGATCTTTTTgaggaatctttttttttaatatcatctaACGTTTTCGCAACAATTTGTGATCATATTTATGGATCCTCATTCACCTGCATTCCTACCTAGGGCCACCTCTGATGGTACTCAAAGTTTCTTCATATCCTTCCTCACAACCTCAATGTTAATTTAAGTCTCTCTCTCATTCTTGTACAACCTTCCACACAAACTAAAGTATCTCTTTTTATACAAGCCTTCTTAGAACTTTGTTGTCCATGTTATACTATCATTAATTGATTTTCTATCATTTTTGTCTTAATTTGTGCAACTCTTACAACTCTTCTAATATATTCAATTTTAAATTTATCCTTCTTAGTTGTACCATATATTAGCATTCTCATTTGTACCATATATACGAGCCTTGCTGTTATtctataaattgttttctcAAGTCTCAAGATATTCGCCTATCCTATAATATTCCAGATACACTTCTACAATTCATCTAACTAGCACTAACTCCATTATATATATCTTCATCTATCTCTCTGTTATTTTGTATAATAAGTCTTAAATAATAAAATCGGTCGCTCTGTTGTATCTCTTATCCATCAATCTTAATTGATATTACATCTCTATTCACATTCTCATTAAATTTGCATTTATATATTCTGACTTCATTCCCATTGATCGATACTATATCTTCTGCAAATAACATACACGATGGTATGTTCTGCTGAATATTAAATATGAGTTCATCTATAACTAATACAAATAGATAAAGGCTAAGTGTTGTTCCATGATATAAGCTTATCATAAGAAAAATATTTGCTGTACTACAGTAATTCCTAACACATGCTAATGCCTCAACATACATGTCCTCGGCTATTTCAATATACCGCTTATGTGCATCGTTCTTAAAGACTATCAAATCACTTTTCTTGGCACCTTAACATAAGTTTTCTCTAAATTAATAAAGACCATTTATAAACTTTTCAATTTCTCTATATTTTTTATCAATTCTCTATGTAAAAAGATAGCCTTCGTTGTTGATCTTTCAGACATCAATCCAAAAAATAGGTATCTCAaacaattattatttttcttaatttaattACCCTTTCCCATAATttcatagaatgacttataaGCTTTATTCTCCAATAATTAGAACAGTTTTGTACATCacctttatttttatatatagatAGTACAATACTTCtccaattatttaatattttcttaactTTTATAATTCACTAAATAAGTTAGCAAGCCAATTCAATCCAATATCTTCCATAATTTTCCAAACCTCAATAGATCTTTCATCTGGCCCTAATACCTAACTATTTTGCATTCTTTTTAAAGTTCACTTTTATGAATTGTACAAATAAAACCTTGAGTTTTTCTTGATTGTACTTTTTTCATAAAGATTTCCTTAGTAGAATCCTTGTTTAACAATTTTTTAACATAATGCCTCTATCTTCCTTTAGTTTTCTCATTTTTCACTAATATCTTAGTATTctcacttttgatgcatctaacTTGATTGATATCTTTAATTTTCCTTTCTCTAGCTTTAGCTATTTTGTAAATTTCGTTCTCACCTTCTTTTGATCCCAATGTATCACATAAATTATCATATAATATGCATTTAGCCTTACTTTCTAGCCATTTTGCATCTTGCTTAGCTTCCTTGTAAATTCCTCaacatcttttattttttgccaaTGTTTAAAAATCTATTTTGTTTTAATTGCCTTATGTACCTTATTATTCCACCGCTAAGtttctttaatatatatattgttttccCTTTGCCTCTCCTAGAACATCTTTAGCTACCCTCTTAATATACTTTCCATTTCACATTTTGCTCGGTTTTGTCCTTAAATTCCAATTTCCCTCCTTGAATAATTTATTCCTAAAAGCTCTTTAAATTCCACCATGTTATCTTTGGATATTCAttaatttcttttcctttcttcttgcattTAGCATAGATATCTAAAACTAGTAACTTGTCTTGTGTGGTTGAACTCTCTCCTGGTATCACCTTATGATCCTTACATATTGATCATGTTCCTTAAAGAAAAAGTAAtctatttatgataaatttgATCTGCTATTAAAGGTTATTAAGGTCTCGTCTCTCTTTTAAAAATGTATTTACAGGTGCTAAATCATAAGCTGCACAGTTGCTAAATCATAAACTActataaattcaattaaatAGACCAAATAAGTGAAATCATTAAATAATACTTAACTGAAATAATAGTTTGggacatattcaaaaaaaattcatacaaaaaggtagaagaaaataaataagaatCTAGCATTTTTAACATTTAACCCTATAGCATCACTGCTGAGTGATTTATAGAAAGCAAGGTACGGACACAAACCTTCTTGCCTTCATCAGTAGGTACTATAGTCCTTACATCATCAGAAGGAACAGGACAATCAGCTAGTACTTCAACATCTGGTCCTGCTTCTAGGATGGCTGGGGCACGTATAAACACTCCACGGAAGCTATCAGGACCCCCTTCTTTCTCTGCAAGCTTAGGCACTGACAGTACAGTTTCAAAGCTCTGAAGCTGCAAAACAATAACAGTATGTAATCATTGAGCAGTTGTAATCCTCATCCATTCTATCGAAATAGAAAAAGAGACAGCGAACCAATAAAATTTCCAGGTGGACATACTTTACCTGGCTGCCAAAGAAATTTCGATGGACAGTGCAGTCCAGCCCTCCAATAAGCTCTTGTCCTCCCAACTTCTGCCCTGAATAGCCAAAGTTGAGTCATTAGCTTTAAATTGTgctatattttgataattatgtcCTTTTACTACAAAATAATGTATTTCATGGCTTACTCACCAACTGCCTTGTCTGCCAACAAAATGAGTCCAGCACAAGTCCCCCACACAGGCTTTCCAGTGCTTACAAACTCCCGCATTGCAGGAAACTGCAATTCGAATAAATTGATATCTCAAAAGTTAAACCATTTTCTTCGCCGAATTAAAGGAAAACAAACTTCAGCACCATAAGTGCCTTACAAACACCCACATATGAGAAATAAGATGGCATTAAGGAAGCAACTCTACAAgccgaaagaaagaaaagaaatcagcCCATTTAATTGACCAAGCCAAAGGGACAAgaatataattaataattttcTTTGTTAACATATCTGAACAAGCTTTTGGGAAGCTTGTGTACAAATGACATAGTTTTGGATGATGGTAAGGTCAGTGTCCAACACTAGTATAGAATGACTTTGTCCAAATTCTAAAAGGCAGGATTTACAACACAATTATAGGCATATagacatgcatgcatataatgTTTTAAAAGACAGCTGCCTTGACCCCCAAGGAGGGGGCTGAGGACACGGTCCAATAAAGAATTTaagatgtgtgtgtgtgtgtgtgccccTATGTTTTTGTGCAACCACATCTTCGTAAATGCGTACATGAAtgtgagttgtttgaggatatATCGTGCACATGAATATGCTTAATCTGAGTTTTTATTAGTGAAATACAAGTGTCAGCATCCTTCTTGCAAGATAGCAATAGTTATGAGTCATATTAACAGTTTGAccaaaataaatacaaaattaaTTTATCTAAACTTTAAGGCCATATGTGTTGAAGTTATTTTAGCTGTGTTTCCTATATATGTTCttccattcttttctttggagtAGTCAAGTGGGTTTAGAGGTAGTAaagaattatatgatttttaaaaCGTTGGCATCTCGGATGCCGGGCCTCTAATTGATTCCCCATTAGTTCATTCAGGAGAATCCAGCAATAACTAACACAACAAGGGTACCTCAACTAGTTGGAAAGATCAACATGGAAACATAATGGTTAATTGGAGGACTCCATAAAGACATCACTTTCCAGGCGCATATTCAGGAAATCGAAACTACAAAAGTCAATATAACGTGCGAGTAACAATTTCTAATGCAGTTGTACTTCCCTAATACATTATGTGATTGGGATGCTCACCAACAATAGCATATCAATAGGCAGGAGGTTAAGAGGAAAGCAGAAAGTCAAAGGTTAAAACATCACTACATATGCCAAGGCACACATGTAGATGAAGAATGAAACAGAGATGACTGCAATGGAAACAATAAGCAAATCAACTGCTTCCCACTTGCATATCAACTTCAAACACATCACGTTTCCAATGGATGATGTGAACTGGAACTACTTGTCTCTAGAACAGAATAGAAAGGTCAAGTTTCATGTCCATAACATATGTGATGAGATGTTGCAACCCCACGctgcagaaaaagaaaaagaaaaagggaaaatacAGGAACAGATTGATAAAGGGGAGCCTGTGAGTAAAACAGAGGCATATATCAACAAATGCAGCATGTTTCTTGTTTGCACATTAGTTTCAAGCAATAGAAAAGAATTTAGAAGGAGAAGACAAAATGAAAAAGTGTGCTAGATTAAAGAAACATATGCATAAAGGCATTTGAACAATAACCGACCAGTAACCTCCTCAAAACAAGTAAAGAGGGATTAAGGGGGGAAAAAGCAGCcaaattttcttgttttcttttttgctgaAAGAAGTTTATTGACACAAGGGAGATCGCAAGGGATAGAAAGCGACGGACCAGGTTGTGGCAATCGGCGAGCTTGGCCATGGTGGTGCTCTCGCCGCCAGGGATGATGAGGGCGTCCACGTTATTCAGCTGCTCCGGCTTCCTTATCTCCACTCCCTTGACCCCGATTCTCCTCAGCGCTGCCAGAGGATAGTTTTCTTAGCCACGGCAACATGaacgaaaaagagagaaaaaattgacgaagaggaaggaaaagaaacatgaagaggaaaagagaggcgGGCCTGTTATGTGTTCGTTAAAAGAACCCTGCAGTGCGAGGACGCCGACCGCCATAGGCACCCGAGCCGATAGAGAGAAAACGAGAAGGAAAAGATGCAGGATGGAGCCCCAAGGAGACCCACCAACGCGATGCGATTTGAAGAGGAAGGGGAAGGAACGGCGGCGGCGCGAGGTAAGAAAGCCCCAACCGGAGCGTAGCCGCGCcagctaaggctgcaaatgggtcgggtcgacccgtaacccgacccgacccgaacggACCCGAAGAGAATGAGCAAAACAGAAGGAAACCCAAACGCCGAGCTCTCAAGCTTTTGGTTTAACTCGGGACAGGTATAGCAGCAAGAAGGCCAGAGAAGCAGAcccaagatggtttctttaatgaaTGGGAGCTATCTCAGATATGTTCTTGtgccagaagaagaagaagacaggagCTCCGCACAGCTGTGCTCTGCTTCAGAATCTCTTGGgcccagaagagagagagagaggactgctGGTTTGAGTTGGAAAGAAGGTGGCTTGTCTAAGGACCAGAAATGATGCTAAGTAGGTGGCTTTAACGGCACCGAGTTGGTGGTAAATGGTAATGGaaacagaaaaagagaaacaaaatcagGATAAAGGCTCCACAAAACCACCTAAAATCCAGCAAAAGCTGAGAGAAATGAGTTTGCTTTGTGATAACAAGCAAGAgagtctcttcttttttttgtgtgcggGTGGTGGTACTATTGGtcgtttttaagtgaatttatggcgggttttcaaggcagacaggaaggagatatgggtttcctgagaggggagctgggagacgccaacttccgtccaatcagtcatatagataaaaaatagtgtgatatgaaatttggcttgtagaccgacttagctagtcatctattctgactggaggtcaattgcaagtctttcaagtcatgggtcacctcataattatgatatgaccaaattagattggcccaaattctttcccaaaagcacaaaaaaaagtTGTAATCCCCAGCCTAGATTCGGATTCAAATCGGATCCGACCCATCCGATCTTCAACCAGATCGAatctggatccaaaattagaatCCGAACAAAAAATCGGATCAGGTCTACGCACAACTTTGTT
It includes:
- the LOC120104088 gene encoding probable pyridoxal 5'-phosphate synthase subunit PDX2, whose amino-acid sequence is MAVGVLALQGSFNEHITALRRIGVKGVEIRKPEQLNNVDALIIPGGESTTMAKLADCHNLFPAMREFVSTGKPVWGTCAGLILLADKAVGQKLGGQELIGGLDCTVHRNFFGSQLQSFETVLSVPKLAEKEGGPDSFRGVFIRAPAILEAGPDVEVLADCPVPSDDVRTIVPTDEGKKERVIVAVRQGNLLGTAFHPELTSDSRWHSFFLNMGKETGERSLECMAAPGRYLEDRPGKRPRDLPIFQ